In Candidatus Omnitrophota bacterium, a single genomic region encodes these proteins:
- a CDS encoding thiamine pyrophosphate-dependent enzyme — translation MENSPLFRSGHTACAGCGQAIAARLVIEAAGANTIVVNNTGCLEVFTTKYPDTAWGVPWIHSLFENSAAVASGVEAALIYLGKKNATNVIAQGGDGSTGDIGLQALSGMLERGHDILYVCYDNEAYMNTGVQRSGLTPFNTNTTTSPAGAQSSGNIRPKKPVPEICAAHGIPYVACASVGFPQDLSRKVKKAFSIKGPKYIQIHASCPLGWRHEANQMLPVAKLAVETGLYPLFEYEFGVLAGRKQITPKPVEEYLKTQGRFKHLLNNPEEVKKIQEIADNNIKKYNLKLES, via the coding sequence ATGGAGAATAGCCCTTTATTTAGATCAGGACATACCGCTTGCGCCGGATGCGGCCAGGCAATTGCTGCGCGCCTTGTCATTGAAGCCGCCGGAGCTAATACCATTGTCGTCAATAACACCGGCTGCCTAGAAGTTTTTACGACTAAATATCCGGATACTGCTTGGGGAGTGCCGTGGATCCATTCATTATTTGAAAATTCCGCGGCCGTTGCCTCAGGTGTCGAAGCAGCGCTGATATATTTAGGAAAAAAGAATGCCACTAATGTTATTGCCCAGGGCGGAGATGGTTCGACCGGCGATATTGGCCTTCAGGCATTAAGCGGCATGCTTGAGCGTGGCCATGATATTTTGTACGTTTGCTATGATAATGAAGCATATATGAATACCGGAGTACAACGTAGCGGGCTTACTCCTTTTAATACCAATACTACCACGAGTCCCGCAGGCGCGCAGTCCTCGGGAAATATTCGGCCCAAAAAACCGGTACCTGAGATTTGTGCTGCGCATGGGATTCCTTATGTAGCTTGCGCTTCTGTGGGTTTTCCGCAGGATTTATCGCGTAAAGTAAAAAAAGCATTCTCTATAAAAGGCCCAAAATATATTCAGATACATGCGTCTTGCCCCTTAGGTTGGCGTCATGAAGCAAATCAGATGCTGCCAGTGGCAAAATTAGCAGTAGAAACAGGGCTTTATCCTTTATTTGAATATGAATTTGGAGTATTAGCCGGCCGTAAACAAATTACTCCTAAACCGGTTGAAGAATATTTAAAGACCCAAGGCAGATTTAAACATCTCCTCAATAATCCTGAAGAGGTTAAAAAAATTCAGGAGATTGCGGATAATAATATAAAGAAGTACAATCTGAAGTTAGAATCTTAA
- a CDS encoding 2-oxoacid:acceptor oxidoreductase family protein has protein sequence MKEIRIHARAGQGAITTAALLGFSYFNEGKYPYAFPNFGAARMGAPMNAFVRVDTDPVRLRSQIYEPDYVIIVDPTLMRGFNCFSGLKDDGIAIINGKEDLVLSKLKAKQKAFIVPANDIALKNIGRPLGNTALIGAFAAATGELKLDNLIAVVKNRFSGKAQEGNVAAVKEGFEFVKNKLKG, from the coding sequence ATGAAAGAAATCAGAATTCATGCCCGCGCAGGCCAGGGCGCAATCACTACAGCAGCATTATTGGGGTTTAGCTACTTTAACGAGGGTAAATACCCGTATGCTTTTCCAAACTTCGGAGCAGCCAGAATGGGCGCTCCGATGAACGCCTTTGTGCGCGTAGATACCGATCCGGTACGTTTGCGCAGCCAGATCTATGAACCTGACTATGTAATTATCGTTGATCCTACCCTTATGCGTGGGTTTAACTGTTTTTCCGGGCTAAAAGATGATGGGATAGCTATTATAAATGGTAAAGAAGACCTGGTATTGTCTAAGTTAAAAGCCAAACAGAAAGCTTTTATCGTTCCTGCTAATGATATTGCTTTAAAAAATATCGGGCGTCCCCTGGGCAATACCGCTTTGATCGGTGCATTTGCAGCTGCTACCGGAGAATTGAAATTAGATAATCTTATTGCGGTAGTTAAAAATCGCTTTAGCGGCAAGGCTCAAGAAGGCAATGTTGCGGCAGTTAAAGAAGGTTTTGAATTTGTTAAGAATAAATTAAAAGGATAA
- a CDS encoding ferredoxin: protein MSKVTVDASTCVGCGLCEQSCPDVFEVQGDGIAHVKAQTCATCNLQEVADSCPVNAIKVS, encoded by the coding sequence ATGTCAAAGGTTACGGTTGATGCTTCCACATGTGTAGGGTGCGGTTTATGTGAACAATCATGCCCGGATGTTTTTGAGGTGCAGGGCGATGGGATTGCTCATGTTAAGGCGCAAACTTGCGCGACCTGTAATTTACAGGAAGTGGCTGATTCTTGTCCGGTTAATGCAATTAAAGTAAGTTAA
- the purQ gene encoding phosphoribosylformylglycinamidine synthase I, translating into MVKAKVCVLRSAGTNCDNETAAAFSLAGAQTQLLHINSLVGGARILDDFHILALPGGFSYGDDIASGKIFANELRFKLADSLRKFIQDGKLIIGICNGFQILVKSGLLPGGKELKQDTSLIINDSGKFEDRWVYLLPAGRCIWTEGLKKIIYLPVAHGEGKFITQDKNLLSRLKKNKQIVFQYCNVQGKLSGYPDNPNGSTENIAGICDETGRILGFMPHPERHIFSRQHPRNWNLKSKIGDGLQIFKNGVKYAKENL; encoded by the coding sequence ATGGTAAAAGCTAAAGTTTGTGTTTTAAGAAGCGCCGGAACCAATTGCGATAATGAGACTGCGGCAGCCTTTTCGCTCGCCGGAGCCCAAACGCAATTATTGCACATTAATAGTTTAGTCGGCGGCGCAAGGATCCTCGATGATTTTCATATTCTGGCATTACCCGGAGGGTTTAGTTATGGCGATGATATCGCATCAGGAAAAATATTTGCCAATGAGTTAAGATTTAAGCTTGCTGATTCCCTGCGTAAGTTTATCCAGGATGGAAAATTGATTATCGGTATCTGCAATGGTTTTCAGATTTTGGTCAAAAGCGGATTATTACCGGGAGGTAAAGAATTAAAACAGGATACTAGCTTAATCATTAATGATTCCGGAAAGTTTGAAGACCGTTGGGTGTATTTGTTGCCGGCGGGTAGATGTATCTGGACAGAGGGATTAAAAAAAATTATTTATCTGCCAGTTGCCCACGGAGAAGGAAAATTTATAACCCAGGATAAGAATCTATTAAGTAGATTGAAGAAAAATAAGCAGATAGTTTTTCAGTATTGTAATGTCCAGGGTAAATTATCCGGCTATCCGGATAATCCCAATGGCTCAACAGAAAATATTGCCGGTATTTGTGATGAAACCGGTAGAATTTTAGGGTTCATGCCGCATCCGGAGAGGCACATATTTAGCAGGCAGCATCCGCGTAATTGGAATTTAAAATCTAAAATTGGCGATGGCTTACAAATTTTTAAGAATGGGGTGAAATATGCTAAAGAAAATTTATAA
- the purL gene encoding phosphoribosylformylglycinamidine synthase subunit PurL, whose protein sequence is MQYKIEVVDKPGIFDAVGQGVARDILDLGIASVKEVKFIQAYILEGNLAEGQIISICQELLTDKVAQDYKILSEVSKNLSRTNQHIVEVAYNPGVMDPVEASVLKGIKDLGITSVDSVKTAKKYIIFGKLSSSQLKTISEKLLYNKLIQHVVSPSISEGDTKYLPGYQFNLIKVDLLGIKDTKLLEISKRGQLFLNLNEMRQIQDYFRKIKRNPTDCELETIAQTWSEHCYHKTFRGNIAYKESKATPELGNRAIKSLLKSTIMKVTQELNKPWCVSVFKDNSGVIKFDKENNICFKVETHNHPSALEPFGGANTGIGGVIRDSMGTGLGAKPILNSDIFCFAPPDLALNKVPVGSLHPKRVMKGVVSGVRDYGNKMGIPTVNGAILFHEDFVGNPLVYCGTVGIIPKDKTFKQTNKGDLIVVVGGATGRDGIHGATFSSGELTHESETVSSGAVQIGNPIEEKKVLDTILQARDQNLYTAITDCGAGGLSSAVGEMGSELGARVNLDKVPLKYSGLSYMEIWISESQERMVISVPPENIDKLTAIFANENVTATVIGEFTGNKRLELYYQDNLVCDLDMQFLHEGIPQIAKDAVYIQSKHKEPKITGKKNFTGDLLKLLSHYDICSKEWVVRQYDHEVQGGSIIKPLVGLQNDGPSDASVTRPLFDSNKGIIISNGINFRFGFIDPYWMAASCIDEALRQVISVGGSLKEVAILDNFCWGNPDKPDRLGGLVRAAYGCYDTAKAYGVPFISGKDSFYNEFSVHGKSTPIPGTLLISAISVMDDVNKAVSMYAKEAGNLIYIVGKTRDELGGSHYYDLYKAVGNSVPKVYYEEAKKSFAALSIATEKGLVKAMHDCSDGGLAVALAEMAFSGGLGMEIFLSEVPFAETIRHPEPLSAAKGEGSRFKILRPPLNQWRAQNDVLLFSESNSRFVVEVEKAKQKEFEKLLKGSSFGLAGCLTAKNNFKIYGLDGKVCVDAEIPELKEVWKKPLKW, encoded by the coding sequence ATGCAGTATAAAATCGAAGTAGTGGATAAGCCCGGTATTTTTGACGCTGTCGGCCAGGGTGTAGCCAGGGATATTCTTGATCTTGGGATTGCTAGCGTAAAAGAAGTAAAGTTTATCCAGGCTTATATCCTAGAGGGTAATCTTGCAGAAGGCCAAATCATAAGTATTTGTCAGGAGCTTTTAACAGATAAGGTAGCGCAGGATTATAAAATTTTATCTGAAGTTTCAAAAAACCTATCCAGAACCAATCAACATATAGTAGAAGTAGCCTATAATCCGGGCGTAATGGATCCGGTTGAGGCATCAGTTTTAAAAGGTATCAAAGACTTAGGGATTACTTCTGTTGATTCGGTAAAGACCGCCAAAAAATATATCATCTTTGGTAAGCTTTCCTCTAGTCAGTTAAAAACTATTTCAGAAAAACTTCTTTATAATAAACTTATTCAGCATGTAGTTAGCCCCAGTATATCTGAAGGGGATACTAAGTATTTACCCGGATATCAGTTTAATCTTATTAAGGTGGATTTGTTAGGAATAAAAGATACTAAGCTCTTAGAGATAAGTAAAAGAGGCCAACTTTTTTTAAATTTAAACGAGATGCGTCAGATTCAGGATTATTTCCGTAAGATTAAACGCAATCCCACTGACTGTGAGTTAGAAACAATTGCCCAGACCTGGTCTGAACATTGTTATCACAAAACCTTCCGCGGCAATATTGCTTATAAAGAAAGTAAAGCTACGCCTGAACTTGGTAATCGAGCCATCAAAAGCCTGCTTAAGTCGACAATCATGAAAGTTACTCAAGAATTAAATAAGCCTTGGTGTGTTTCTGTGTTTAAGGATAACTCTGGAGTGATTAAGTTCGATAAAGAAAATAATATTTGTTTTAAGGTTGAGACGCATAACCATCCTTCGGCGCTGGAGCCCTTTGGCGGCGCCAATACCGGTATCGGCGGAGTAATCCGTGATTCTATGGGCACCGGGCTTGGAGCAAAACCGATTCTCAACAGTGATATCTTTTGTTTTGCGCCGCCGGACTTAGCGTTAAATAAGGTCCCGGTTGGTTCATTGCACCCTAAACGGGTAATGAAAGGGGTAGTTAGCGGGGTGCGTGATTATGGGAATAAAATGGGAATTCCCACAGTAAACGGGGCAATATTATTCCATGAAGATTTTGTGGGTAACCCGCTTGTTTATTGCGGCACAGTAGGGATAATTCCTAAAGATAAAACTTTTAAACAAACCAATAAGGGTGATTTGATTGTGGTTGTAGGTGGGGCAACCGGGCGCGACGGAATACACGGAGCAACTTTTTCATCAGGTGAATTGACTCATGAATCTGAAACTGTCTCAAGTGGCGCAGTGCAGATTGGCAATCCTATTGAAGAGAAAAAAGTTTTGGATACGATTTTACAGGCGCGCGATCAGAATTTATATACTGCCATTACCGATTGCGGAGCAGGAGGATTATCCAGCGCAGTAGGGGAAATGGGGTCTGAATTAGGAGCCAGGGTTAATTTAGATAAAGTTCCTTTAAAATATTCCGGCTTGTCCTACATGGAGATCTGGATCTCTGAATCGCAGGAAAGGATGGTTATTTCGGTACCACCTGAAAACATTGATAAATTAACCGCCATATTTGCTAATGAAAATGTAACTGCTACGGTAATCGGTGAATTTACCGGTAACAAAAGATTAGAACTCTATTATCAGGATAATTTAGTTTGTGATTTGGATATGCAATTTTTACATGAAGGCATACCACAGATTGCCAAAGACGCAGTTTATATTCAAAGCAAACACAAAGAGCCAAAGATTACTGGGAAGAAAAATTTTACCGGTGATTTATTAAAACTGCTGTCACATTATGATATTTGCTCTAAAGAGTGGGTGGTGCGCCAGTATGACCATGAAGTGCAGGGTGGTTCAATTATCAAACCTTTAGTCGGACTGCAAAATGATGGGCCAAGCGATGCCAGTGTAACCCGCCCGTTATTTGATTCTAATAAAGGAATTATTATTTCTAACGGCATAAATTTCCGTTTTGGTTTTATCGATCCTTATTGGATGGCAGCTAGCTGTATTGATGAAGCCTTGCGGCAGGTCATTAGTGTCGGTGGCTCGTTAAAAGAGGTAGCGATTTTGGATAATTTCTGTTGGGGTAATCCCGATAAGCCCGATCGCCTGGGTGGCTTGGTACGCGCAGCCTATGGTTGTTATGATACTGCTAAAGCATATGGGGTACCGTTTATTTCCGGCAAGGATAGTTTTTATAATGAATTCAGCGTGCATGGTAAATCTACCCCAATTCCGGGTACATTGCTGATTTCGGCAATCAGCGTAATGGATGATGTAAACAAAGCAGTGTCGATGTATGCCAAAGAAGCAGGTAATTTAATTTACATTGTCGGCAAAACCCGCGATGAATTAGGGGGTTCGCATTATTATGATTTATACAAGGCAGTGGGCAATAGCGTGCCAAAAGTTTATTATGAGGAGGCAAAAAAGTCTTTTGCAGCTTTAAGCATAGCAACCGAAAAAGGCCTGGTTAAAGCGATGCATGATTGCTCTGATGGAGGCTTAGCTGTGGCTTTGGCGGAGATGGCTTTTAGTGGTGGATTAGGGATGGAGATATTTCTATCGGAAGTACCTTTTGCTGAAACTATCCGTCATCCTGAGCCCTTGAGCGCAGCGAAAGGCGAAGGATCTCGTTTTAAGATTCTTCGCCCGCCACTGAATCAATGGCGGGCTCAAAATGACGTACTCTTATTTTCCGAATCTAATTCACGTTTTGTAGTGGAGGTAGAGAAGGCCAAGCAGAAAGAATTCGAAAAACTTCTTAAAGGTTCTTCTTTTGGCTTGGCAGGATGCCTAACTGCTAAAAATAATTTTAAAATATATGGTTTGGACGGAAAAGTTTGTGTGGATGCGGAAATACCTGAATTGAAAGAGGTTTGGAAGAAGCCGTTAAAATGGTAA
- the porA gene encoding pyruvate ferredoxin oxidoreductase — MKEFIEGSHAIAEIIKATKPGVISAYPITPQTHIVEDLAQMVANKELDSQFVNVESEHSAASVVLGGSATGVRVYTATSSQGLFYMQEVVFNIAGMRLPVVMTCANRAISAPINIWNDQQDSISLRDSGWFQIYAEDNQEAVDFHLIAYRLAEDKRVMLPVMVCMDGFILTHGMETVDMPQQDKVNKFLPAYKPLYKLDTANPVSMGLLADPDYYMEARFAIQETMRESIGYLSEISGEFNAVFGRDYKDLLVEEYQTKDAEKVIVAMGSVCGTIKEVVDEQRAKGKKVGLLRIITYRPFPYARVYEALKDVAKVAVLDKAVSLGAYAPIAVEIKAAFYGKKKGPKVVSSFVAGLGGRDITLESVHEVFRRLNAKEVNSDFIDLKPELLKEEYGE, encoded by the coding sequence ATGAAAGAATTTATAGAAGGATCACACGCAATAGCAGAAATTATTAAGGCAACTAAGCCTGGTGTAATTTCTGCCTATCCGATAACTCCCCAGACGCATATTGTTGAAGATTTGGCGCAGATGGTGGCAAATAAAGAGCTTGATTCTCAGTTTGTTAATGTAGAGAGTGAGCATTCTGCAGCCTCTGTGGTTTTAGGGGGTTCAGCCACCGGTGTGCGCGTTTATACGGCGACTAGCTCCCAAGGTTTATTTTATATGCAGGAGGTGGTTTTTAATATCGCCGGAATGCGCCTACCTGTGGTTATGACTTGCGCTAACCGCGCAATAAGTGCACCCATTAATATCTGGAATGACCAGCAGGATTCTATATCGTTGCGCGATTCCGGATGGTTTCAGATTTATGCCGAAGATAACCAGGAGGCAGTCGATTTCCATCTTATTGCTTATCGGCTGGCTGAAGATAAGAGAGTAATGCTTCCGGTAATGGTCTGCATGGACGGATTTATTCTTACTCACGGCATGGAAACAGTGGATATGCCGCAACAGGATAAAGTAAATAAGTTTTTACCAGCGTATAAACCTTTATATAAATTAGATACGGCCAACCCCGTCTCTATGGGGCTTTTAGCTGATCCGGATTATTATATGGAAGCGCGTTTTGCTATCCAGGAAACAATGAGAGAGTCAATCGGATATTTATCCGAGATAAGTGGCGAGTTTAATGCTGTTTTTGGACGAGATTATAAAGATTTGCTGGTTGAGGAATATCAGACTAAGGATGCCGAAAAAGTGATTGTGGCTATGGGTTCGGTTTGCGGCACGATCAAGGAAGTAGTTGATGAGCAGCGGGCAAAAGGCAAAAAAGTCGGGCTCCTACGTATTATCACCTACCGGCCTTTTCCTTATGCAAGAGTTTATGAAGCTTTAAAGGATGTGGCAAAAGTTGCGGTTTTAGATAAGGCCGTTTCTTTGGGGGCTTATGCACCGATTGCCGTTGAGATAAAAGCGGCATTTTATGGCAAGAAAAAGGGTCCGAAAGTGGTTAGTAGCTTTGTTGCAGGTTTAGGCGGGAGAGATATAACATTGGAATCTGTTCATGAAGTATTTAGAAGGCTCAATGCCAAGGAAGTTAATTCTGATTTTATAGATTTAAAACCAGAGTTACTCAAGGAAGAATATGGAGAATAG
- a CDS encoding 4Fe-4S binding protein: MFGPLNVNPLKSKGAKTGTWRTLVRPHFLHKNCISCKLCLQICPEGCIYGKEKNTYSVDYNFCKGCGLCADICPKKDIEMVGEESKEEDK; encoded by the coding sequence ATGTTCGGGCCATTAAACGTAAATCCATTAAAAAGTAAAGGCGCTAAGACCGGTACCTGGAGGACTTTAGTTCGTCCGCATTTTTTACATAAGAACTGTATTTCCTGTAAGTTGTGTTTACAGATTTGCCCTGAAGGCTGTATTTACGGAAAAGAAAAGAACACCTATTCCGTAGATTACAATTTTTGCAAGGGCTGCGGCTTATGCGCGGATATCTGCCCGAAAAAAGACATTGAGATGGTTGGCGAAGAATCAAAAGAAGAGGATAAATGA
- a CDS encoding ferritin-like domain-containing protein has translation MGKQARAIVDVSLKDLVKDLNKAYCDEWLAFYLYWYMAQIVSGRAYEDIQEMLQKLAKDELEHAGELADLITKLGDVPPANPMDLEKGANSPYLMPPKNTADINRIIRIVTEAEAGAIEVYNKIAKKTLGKDNVTYQLVTHILSEEVDHEEMFENLLER, from the coding sequence ATGGGAAAGCAAGCAAGAGCGATTGTCGATGTAAGCTTAAAAGACCTGGTTAAAGATTTAAATAAAGCATATTGCGATGAGTGGTTGGCATTTTATCTTTATTGGTATATGGCCCAGATTGTTTCCGGGCGCGCCTATGAAGATATACAGGAGATGCTCCAGAAATTAGCCAAGGATGAATTAGAGCACGCCGGTGAATTGGCGGATTTAATCACAAAGTTAGGGGATGTTCCGCCAGCTAATCCGATGGATTTAGAAAAAGGAGCCAATTCCCCATATTTAATGCCTCCGAAAAATACTGCGGATATTAATCGTATTATCCGTATTGTGACTGAGGCAGAAGCTGGGGCAATCGAGGTTTATAATAAAATTGCCAAGAAGACACTTGGTAAAGATAATGTTACCTATCAGCTGGTTACTCATATATTGAGTGAAGAAGTTGATCATGAAGAGATGTTTGAAAATCTTTTGGAGAGATAG
- a CDS encoding peptidylprolyl isomerase, which yields MLRILRNKKTAKKVWIGLAIIIIPAFSLWGFGGAFRNKEETAVVGKIYGRNVSNLELKESLSAVKTAALVRFGDNLPDIEKYLNLEAQAWQRLVLLHEAKVRKIIVSDKELVSTIQGMPFFQDKNGFSNKTYIETLRYVFRLQPRIYEEQMRQDLILAKLYDQVTASIKLSDELIQQEYLKVNQELNIEYIRSLFSDFSAKIKPTEQEISDYFTKNKAMFKTPPTKDIPTRIPELAEVKDKVKEALIKEESKKMADNKIKQCEEKLKKLDFKQAAAACGLKTIKTAFFKSSGQIENLAAAGIFWDAAKKLKDKEISSILSNEKGYYIIKLGSIKPIDEAKFAKEKAEFGQKLLSEKKNEIFVNFTEGLVKKAQ from the coding sequence ATGTTAAGGATTTTACGTAATAAGAAAACTGCAAAGAAAGTCTGGATTGGCCTGGCTATAATTATTATCCCTGCCTTTTCTCTTTGGGGCTTTGGGGGCGCATTTCGCAATAAAGAAGAAACTGCCGTTGTCGGAAAAATCTATGGCCGCAATGTTTCAAATCTTGAACTTAAAGAATCGCTGTCTGCTGTAAAGACTGCAGCCCTAGTGCGATTTGGAGATAATCTACCTGATATTGAAAAATACTTAAACTTAGAAGCACAGGCTTGGCAAAGACTTGTACTTTTACATGAAGCAAAAGTACGTAAAATCATAGTAAGTGATAAAGAACTTGTCAGCACGATCCAGGGAATGCCCTTTTTTCAGGATAAAAACGGTTTTAGTAATAAAACCTACATCGAAACCTTACGCTATGTCTTCAGGCTCCAACCGCGTATTTACGAAGAACAGATGCGCCAAGATTTAATCCTGGCTAAACTTTACGATCAGGTCACTGCAAGCATAAAATTAAGTGACGAATTAATTCAACAGGAGTACTTAAAAGTAAACCAGGAACTAAATATTGAGTATATCAGGAGCTTATTTTCAGATTTTTCTGCAAAAATCAAACCTACTGAGCAAGAAATCTCCGATTACTTTACTAAGAATAAAGCAATGTTTAAGACGCCTCCCACTAAAGATATACCAACACGTATTCCAGAATTAGCTGAAGTCAAAGATAAGGTTAAAGAGGCCCTGATTAAAGAAGAATCCAAAAAAATGGCAGATAATAAAATAAAGCAGTGCGAAGAAAAATTAAAGAAGTTAGATTTTAAACAAGCAGCTGCCGCCTGTGGCCTAAAAACCATAAAAACTGCCTTCTTTAAATCAAGCGGCCAGATTGAAAACTTAGCTGCTGCGGGGATTTTTTGGGATGCCGCAAAAAAACTAAAGGATAAAGAAATAAGCAGTATCCTCTCTAATGAAAAAGGCTATTATATTATCAAGCTAGGTTCAATTAAGCCAATCGATGAGGCTAAATTCGCTAAAGAAAAGGCGGAATTTGGCCAGAAGTTATTATCCGAAAAGAAAAATGAGATTTTTGTTAATTTCACTGAAGGGTTAGTCAAAAAAGCTCAATAA
- the purB gene encoding adenylosuccinate lyase — MIERYSLAQMKGIWQEEFKFKTMLAIEILVLEAYSTKKIVPTQAVKRIKQKARFNLSEIKKIEAKTQHDVVAFVSNVAQYIGKDAQYLHMGLTSSDILDTTLGVQLKSASDILIEDLEKLLKVLGKKARNYKDTACVGRTHGVHAEPTTFGLKLALWFDETKRNLARLKLAGEGISLGKLSGAVGTYSNIEPYVETYVCKKLGLKPVNIATQVIQRDVYAQYMATLAVIGASLEKFATEIRHLQKTEVLEVEEPFGRGQKGSSAMPHKRNPVICERICGLARLLRANAQVALENVALWHERDISHSSVERVIFPDSTLALDYMLNKFIEVVSGMKVYPDNMLANLAKTRGLIFSQRVLIALMNKGLERTKAYDLVQRAAMQTWQGGGNFKDNLLSLPEAAEYLSAKELDKIFDLDFYLRNVNKIFSRVGL; from the coding sequence ATGATTGAACGCTACAGCTTAGCGCAGATGAAGGGTATCTGGCAGGAGGAGTTTAAGTTTAAGACTATGCTTGCCATTGAGATACTTGTTTTGGAGGCCTACTCCACGAAGAAAATTGTTCCTACCCAAGCAGTAAAACGCATTAAACAAAAAGCCAGATTTAATTTATCAGAAATCAAAAAAATCGAAGCCAAGACTCAACATGATGTTGTGGCATTTGTTTCTAATGTAGCCCAATATATAGGCAAGGATGCTCAGTATTTACATATGGGCCTGACCTCTTCTGATATTTTAGATACTACGTTAGGCGTGCAGTTAAAAAGCGCATCCGATATATTAATTGAAGACTTGGAAAAGTTGCTTAAAGTTTTAGGGAAAAAGGCTAGAAATTATAAAGATACGGCTTGTGTTGGCCGTACACATGGAGTGCATGCGGAACCGACCACATTTGGTTTAAAACTTGCGCTTTGGTTTGATGAAACAAAACGTAATTTAGCCAGGTTAAAATTAGCCGGGGAGGGAATTTCTTTAGGGAAACTTTCCGGAGCCGTCGGTACATATTCTAATATCGAGCCCTATGTTGAAACTTATGTTTGTAAAAAGCTTGGGCTTAAACCGGTAAATATCGCCACACAGGTAATACAACGGGATGTATACGCACAATATATGGCAACGCTTGCGGTAATCGGCGCATCATTGGAAAAATTTGCTACAGAAATAAGGCATCTACAGAAAACAGAAGTTTTAGAAGTTGAAGAGCCATTTGGCCGCGGGCAGAAGGGCTCAAGCGCTATGCCGCATAAGCGCAATCCGGTAATTTGCGAGCGTATCTGTGGCTTGGCCCGCCTGTTGCGTGCAAATGCTCAGGTGGCGTTAGAGAATGTGGCGCTGTGGCATGAGCGTGATATCAGCCATTCTTCGGTTGAGCGTGTAATCTTTCCTGATTCTACTTTGGCATTAGATTATATGTTGAATAAATTTATTGAAGTAGTAAGCGGTATGAAGGTTTATCCGGATAATATGTTGGCTAACCTTGCTAAAACCCGCGGACTGATTTTTTCCCAGCGGGTTCTAATTGCATTAATGAATAAAGGATTGGAAAGAACCAAGGCTTATGATTTAGTGCAGAGGGCAGCTATGCAAACCTGGCAAGGCGGCGGTAATTTTAAGGATAATCTTTTGTCTTTACCTGAAGCAGCCGAATATTTAAGCGCTAAAGAACTCGATAAGATATTTGATTTAGATTTTTACTTGCGCAACGTAAATAAAATTTTCTCAAGGGTCGGATTATAA